A portion of the Oncorhynchus gorbuscha isolate QuinsamMale2020 ecotype Even-year linkage group LG07, OgorEven_v1.0, whole genome shotgun sequence genome contains these proteins:
- the LOC124039247 gene encoding gamma-crystallin M2-like, producing MTLLEATVPPSSPPTMGKIIFYEGHNFQGRHYECNSDCADTFRHFNSCNSIRVTGGHWVAYEKSNFNGYQYILNQGEYPDYHHWMGFNNCIRSCQMFPPYRGAYRMRIYNRPEMSGHMMEFMDDCPNVYERFRHRDIFSSNVMEGYWVFYEHPNYRGRQYFLRPGEYRACSDWGCHNPMVGSFRRMRSGL from the exons ATTATCTTTTACGAAGGCCACAACTTCCAGGGCCGTCATTATGAGTGCAACAGCGATTGTGCCGACACCTTCAGGCACTTCAACTCCTGTAACTCTATCAGGGTGACCGGCGGTCACTGGGTGGCCTACGAGAAGTCCAACTTCAACGGCTACCAGTACATCCTGAACCAGGGCGAGTACCCAGACTACCACCACTGGATGGGCTTCAACAACTGCATCCGTTCCTGCCAGATGTTCCCCCCC TACAGAGGAGCCTACAGGATGAGGATCTACAACAGGCCCGAGATGTCTGGTCACATGATGGAGTTCATGGACGACTGCCCCAACGTGTACGAGCGTTTCCGCCACCGTGACATCTTCTCCTCCAATGTCATGGAAGGCTACTGGGTATTCTATGAGCACCCCAACTACAGGGGTCGTCAGTACTTCCTCCGCCCCGGCGAGTACAGGGCTTGCAGTGATTGGGGCTGCCACAACCCCATGGTGGGCTCCTTCAGGAGAATGAGGAGTGGCCTGTAA
- the LOC124039246 gene encoding gamma-crystallin M2-like, with the protein MGKIIFYEDKNFQGRHYECSSDCAEMHNHFSRCNSIKVDSGCWVAYEKPNYTGYQYMLNKGEYPDYQRWAGFNDCIRSCRMVPPYHGNYRMNIYERSDFGGQNMEVMEDCPDLHERFHSRDISSANVIEGYWILHEHPHYRGRQYFLRPGEYRRHSEWGSSSPTIGSLRRVTEIP; encoded by the exons ATGGGAAAG aTAATCTTCTACGAGGACAAGAACTTCCAGGGCCGGCACTATGAGTGCAGCAGCGACTGTGCTGAGATGCACAACCACTTCAGCCGCTGTAACTCCATAAAGGTGGACAGTGGCTGTTGGGTGGCCTACGAGAAGCCCAACTACACTGGCTACCAATACATGCTGAACAAGGGCGAGTACCCTGACTACCAGCGATGGGCTGGCTTCAACGACTGCATCCGCTCCTGCCGTATGGTGCCCCCT TATCATGGAAACTATAGGATGAATATCTACGAGCGCTCTGACTTCGGTGGTCAGAACATGGAGGTGATGGAGGACTGCCCCGACCTTCACGAGCGCTTCCACAGCCGAGACATCTCCTCCGCCAACGTCATAGAGGGTTACTGGATCCTCCACGAGCACCCCCACTACAGGGGTCGTCAGTACTTCCTTCGTCCTGGCGAGTACAGGAGGCACAGCGAGTGGGGAAGCTCCAGCCCCACCATCGGCTCCCTGAGACGGGTCACCGAGATCCCCTGA